CTCTTCGAACAAGCGTAATGAAAAAAGGTTTTTGTGTGCGTTCTTAAGAAGTGTTGATAGTTGACTGCTGTTTGCCCTTGCATCCCGTTAACAAATCTTTCCGTTGGGGTGCTTGGGTAAAAGGAGGCGGAGATTAACATTCTTGGAAGATTTCTTCAGGCACTgcgtaataaaattatttatgactTTTTCAGAGGCGTCGTGGTATGAATATTATTTATGAAATAGAATTTATTTGGGTCgagaatacagttctccaacaCACTATTTAATGTGATTTTGGAATTTTCGATGTATTAGTAATGCTACACTTTCTTTGGCACTGTTTCATTTTGCTTCTCCACTGTAAATTAGTATATATTCGCCTAATCTTGATTgtcctttttctttattttttgtttcctGTAGAGAGCATATATCTATTTGTTTCTCTTTTAATACTTGGGTAATTTCTTGATCTCTAGTGTTGAGTGATCTAATGTTCCATGTGGTAGTTCTCATCAATGTTTTTCTTTTGTCCTTATTCCATGGTCGTCTTCATATGATCAATCCGGTTCCGAGGCTTCACATTGTTACCttgagcagtattcgtttttCCGATTGGTAATTTGCTATCCTTGCCAATCAACTCTCcacattttatccgggcttgggacagGCTGTGGTAACCGCAGAGCTACTCGTTCCACTCCGCAATTACCCCAGGCAGTGTTTCATTCATTCttttcttggctttctttattgcttcatccagtaccactgagaatagcagtggtcttaacacgcatccctgtttgacgtcttgacttgtagtaaattctttggattcctcgttattggtccttactctatttttattatttgtgtagatatcctttattacttctatcaTGTGCCTGTCtactcccctttcttttagtgtcttccatatatccgttcttcggattctgtcaaacgccttttgcAGGTCGATGAAGCatatatgtatctctctattcttattgattaccttctcacttacttgtcttattgtgaatattaggtcttgcgtgcttctgtcatTCTTAAACCCACACTGTGCATCTTCCATAGTTGTTTTTATTTGGGTTTTTCTTCATGTCactattattcttgcgaataccttaccaggtataattgatacggtgatacctcggtaattattacagtttatctcttgtctccctttttgtgcaTTGGTAATATGTACAATGTCTTTCTTCCAGCCCTTTGGTATTTCTGCTCTATATATGATATCATTGATTAGTTCTTTCAAACTGTCCATTCCATCTATTTCtatgaattttatcattttcggggtgatatgatcctttcCTGGTGGTTTGCctaattttactctttctattgctttctttAAGTTCTCTCTTATGGAATTATGGATTGCACTTGTTGTTCTTAATCCTTGTATCTCCACTGTATTGTCCATGTCAGCATGTGTTAGCTCTTTGATATAAAATACAAAGAGTTTTGATCTAAGTAAAAGGATAAATTCAccgatattttaaaattatttatatacaaaAGAGTTCTTATTGTttcaacaattaataaacaataacggctaaatctgtgagtagaactacACTAACATATTTACAAACTGTCAGAAAAGGTTATAGAAAAATAGAAGCCTGTTtgattttttttcgaaacaatgcAAATTTTTGATCTAAGTTGACTTCCCTAATAATAAACTTTACTGTTTTAGTTTCCATCGACAGTCGTAATGCCGGACCCCAGAAAAAATTTCAAGCTGACCATCCTTTCCTGTTTTATATCAAAGATAATGATCTTGGGCAAATAATTTTTGCAGGAAGATTTACGAATAAAGAAATACATTAACTTTACTTGAATATGtatataatttggtccctatacaaaatctaaaaatatacaaaaacacgtaaaatttatttatgagGGGGACGttttatagaccagttttcaactaaattacactaaccctctagcgggggcggacacaacccccaaaatctttaatggaaaggggggttgagtgatacctcattttaaaggtcgtttgattaccttttcaaaaataccatatacattatatttcttttcagtaattttaatttttttataattaattttaataactaaataTCGAGTTCAAAACTCCAGaattttttttggagtattgaactccaaattgaattattttgGGGTGTTAAAGTATTTAGAGTActtttttgaagtatttttggaaaaatcaagtaaaaccgtaaagatattaagtatagagttcagaactccaaaattttttagagtattgagtccaagatttttccaaaagtaccgaaaagaaatataaggtatgtggtatttttgaaaaggtaatctaatgaccttcaaaatgaggcatcactcaacccccctttccattaaagattttgggggttgtgtccggccccgctatagggttgatgtaatttagttgaaaactggtctacaaaatgggacatcttggattttaaagcaccctatgtaacgcacagccggcacagctgaatgtggctggatttttatgtttgtgcatcacagtgttgccatgctgttttctatatatttctttcataatttcaatcaatgttaaatgcaCCTACAAGAATAATTGGTGAAATAAcgtttcaccctgtatacaaatatgaAATGTTCGTTACACAAACCAATGCTATATCTTAGTAGTGACCTAACCGGTCCCTTCAAATGCCGCCAAAACGAAAGGTTTACCGCGCTTTTTCCAGTTCCAAACAGTTCAGTTCGCAACTAGCTCTCGAGTAAAAAGGTTCGCTATTAGTCCTCAGAAAGAACCGTCGCCTATCGCAATTTTCTTGCCGCCAAAACTCCCGCAAAAGCAATGTTGCCAGTGTTACTCGTAGCCTAGAACATTCTTGTACGCAGCAAACCTTATCGTTGTAAGTAGTTATACAGTGAAGTGAAGTGACAGTCCAACGTCAGTGTTATCCGTACGTCAGTATCATACGTTAGTTATACGGACATTAACATCTTAGCTTTTTATTCACCATTCTTCACTCAATAAAGTTTGTTACGTGTAAACCGCTTTTCTTTCCAGCCCATGGCTGGTGGTCCTTCAGTCTATGCTTAACTACGCCCTTTCGCAACCATTTTTTTGGTCCATGTCGAGACGGATTGTAACCCAGCTCGCATAAAaactttttcaaaaaactttAATCGCAAATAAGTTTCCTTAAAACCTGGACATTAGTGTACACAACGGCAACATTGCACCACCGGGCCAGAAATTCACTTCGGAAAATGCAACAATTTATCAACAAAGTTGAAAACCCAACCGCATAGATACATGAAAAACAAGTTTTTGTGAACCTGAAGTGTGGCTGAACCAGACACAGAGGAGTAAGGGGAGAGATTTAGCTGATGCCCTGTCCTAGCTAAGACCGGTATTTATTCTAACAAAGTGCAAAAGAACCTTTTTTATAGTTGTTTGTTCAAGAAACGATAAAAATATATTTCTGTCTTTGACAAGATTTTTCGGTTTTCGCATTATAggatttaaattcaatatttgttcTTTGAATCACTTTGTTTTAACGCTAATATATTTTGTATCCTTGATCAAGAGTTTTCGCATCATTCGCATTGTACGATTTAAATTCAATAATATTTGTATTCGCATTGCTTTGTTTTACCGCTAatgattatattttttatagttgaaTCACGCTCGCGCTGATATATATGTATCTTTGATAAAGTTTTCGCAACCGTTTCATTATAcatgttaaatttaatattttttctttgcATCGCTTTGTTTTAACGCTAATGgctatattttttatagttgaaCCACGCAAAAATATATTTGGATCTTTGATAAAGTTTCCGCAACCTTTTCATTATAcatgttaaatttaatatttgttttttacatcgcTTTGTTTCAACGCTAATAATTATAGTTTTTATAATTGAATCACGCAAATTAATATTTTGGTAAAGGATTTTGTTTTGAGTCGTATTGTAAATTAGTTACGTAGTTTGGAATAATggctaataataataatactacaGTGATGTTAAAAAGTCAGCGCAGCACTTGTAAAGCGCAACTCACACGTATAGAAAAGTTTATAGAGGGTGATTCTGACAACCTTCATTTAATTAGAGTTAAATTTGATAACTTGGCTGAAAACTATAACAAATATAAGCAAATCCAAAGCGATATTGAAATGTTAAAAGAACCAGATTCAGTGGCGTCCGATAGTGAGGAAAATGAGGTCGTGGCTGATAGATTTGAAATTGCCTTGGCTCAGTTACAAGAATTAATCGaaaagttgtcaaaaccaaacaaAGTAATCGATAGTGTGTCAAATGTCAAATTACCGGATATCCAAATAAAACCATTTTCAGGAAAACCGGAAGAATTTTTACCCTTTTTCGATCTCTTTTCATCCCTTGTTTTGAATAACCCCAAATTAAAATCACAAAGTCAGAAATTCTACTATTTGAAAAGTTTGCTCAAAGGTCAACCGCTTAGTTTAATAGAGTCTTTACCAGTTACAAACCAGAATTTAGAAGTCGCTATATCCACCCTTAGAAACAATTATGAAGATAAGAATAAGTTATTGAACTCTCTCTATCAGACGCTACTGGATCAAAAGCCGATCAACAAATGTAATGCTAGCGAGATACGGAGTTTCTACGTTACGAGTAAAAAAACGCTGGATTTAGTAAAAAATCTTAAACTATCTGATCACGATACCCTTGACACGCTTCTTGTATTTTTGTTAGAGAAAAAATTGGACTTTCAAAGTCGGCGAGCTTTTGAAAGTGAACGAGATTTGACCACGCTCCCCTCGGTAGActtatttttcgaatttttaagaAAACGCTATACGatattagaaaatttaaatatgtttgacGGTAATTCAAAGCACGATAATAACTTTACAAAAAATTCAGATAAGTCTTCCCCTAAGATAAACCTTCACGCAAACGTGTCTGATCCAAATACGAGGAACATCAGTTCCACCGGCAAATATTGCAATTATTGCAATGAACGGTCGCATTCCACTTACGTGTGCACGAAATTCTTGAAGTTATCTCCGCAAGAGAGACATCGATTTGTAAAATCGAAATCGCTTTGCTTCAATTGTCTTTCTAGTATGCATATCTTGTCGAGTTGTAAGAGTTTGTCTAGGTGTCACCACTGTGGTAGGGACCATCATTCACTTATTCATTTAGAAACTAATTCTCAACGCGTCGGGGATCAGCAGAGGGGTCAAAATGTAGCACAAAATAATCAACATTCGAGACATAATGGGAACAGAAATAATGTTTCTAATAGGGACTCCAATCCATCTTTGACGCAAAATAGTACGTTTCTTACGCAAAATTCGCCCGCAAATTTATCGGTATCCGACGCAAATAACGCTAGCAGTCAAGCTTGTGCCTCTACAAGTACTACTAACTTATCCGCCCTTAGTAAAAATAATTGTCAAATCCCTTTACCTACTGCCCAAGCAAAAGTATATTCCAGAACTGGTAAACCCTTCTCTGTCAAATTACTTTTAGATTCGGGAAGTCAGCAAAGTTTTGTATCGAAAGACTTAGCAAATCGATTACAGTACCCAACTAGAGTGCAAAaattatccatttccggtctagGTAACAATGGCCTTGTTCAATCCAATGAAATTTTAGACATTGTGTTACACTCCAAACTTAATCCTTATCAACAGTTTGATGTTGCCTGCTCAGTAATAGATCGAATTACTGAGCGATTACCGCAAATCGCTTTAAATCCTCATGGTTTAAAAATACCCGATCATATAATACACGAGTTGGCCGATCCTCGTTTCTGGAAACCCAGCAATATTGACATTTTAATAGGTGCTGATCTCTATTTTAGCCTGTTAAAAGGCGACCTTATTTCACTGGGCCATAATCAACGCACGCTTCTAGAAACCGCGTTTGGCTATGTAGTTGCAGGACCGGTTCCTAATTTGAGTCATAAAAAGATCAGTTCTATTGCCCCAAACACGCATTCTTTTTTGTCGGTTCAGGACGCAAATAATCTAGCTGTAGGTTCCGAAGGTGGAGAAAAAGATATCTGTGCAAATTTGGAAAAATTCTGGGAATTGGAGGAAATTCCCTCGAGATGTTCTCGTTCTAAGGAAGAAGAAATGGCCGAAACGCTCTTTGCATCTACCACGGAAATTTTAGAGTCTGGTCGGTATCAAGTTGAGATGCCTCTGATTTGTTCAGGGACAAAAGAATTGGGTGATTCATTCACCATCGCAAAAAGACGCTTTCTCACGCTAGAGAAAAAATTTGCCAATAACCCTAGTTTTTTCACAGAGTACAAAAAGGTCATAGAAGAATATTTATCCCTCGAACACGCAAAAGTTATACCGCTTACACTTACTAATCATTTaaatcaacataaatattttatccCTCATAGAGCTGTTATTAAAGAGAGAGCTTCGTCCACCAAATTTCGGGTAGTAGTTGATTTCTCCGCAAAGTCCAGCTCAGGATTCTCTCTTAACGATTTAACTCTCAAAGGGTTTCAAGTGCAAGACAACCTTTTTGATATATTATGTCGATTTCGGACTTATAAATTTGTGTTGACCGCTGACATCAATAAGATGTATCGCATGATAGAAATGTCTCCGCATCATCGATATTTACAAAATATTCTGTGGAGGGACTCACCCTCAGAAGACTTCAAGTGTATTGAACTATCTCGCGTTAGTTTTGGTCAGAATTGCTCTCCATTTCTAGCTACTAGAGTAATTAAAGACATAGCCCTTAGTAACTCACACGCACCACTCGCATCGCAAGCTTTATTAAAGCAAACATATATGGATGATATCCTAGGAGGTACCGATAAGTTCAATGAACTTAAACAGCTTTATTCACAATTAAATACTGTTTTAAATAAACATGGGTTTTATCTTCACAAGTGGTGCTCGAACGTACCATCATTTTTGCAAGAAATTTCACAATCAGCTACAGTAGAGTTTGATTTAAGTTTAGAGGAAGCTCCATACAAAATTTTAGGATTGAAATGGAATTCCACAGTAGACACGATAAAAATATCCGCGAATACTTCGATTGATCTGGAACCAGTCACAAAGCGACGAGTCCTTAGTTGTGTTAGTTCCTGTTATGATCCGCTCGGGATAGTAAATCCTTTAATTGTTAACGGTAAACTATTAATGCAAGAACTTTGGAAACTAAAGGTGAGTTGGGATGAACCAATCACCGATCCAgtgatatttaaaaaatggaaaacgtTTTTAACTATCCTCTCTAAAGTAAATAATATTGAAATACCTCGTTTTATTTTTGTAGATCGAAAAATCACAAAAATTGATATGCACGGTTTTTGTGATGCAAGCCTAACCGCTTTTGGGGCTTGCATCTATATTGTCGCCCAATATAGTGACAACTCGTTGTCTAGTAATTTAATTACCGCTAAGTCTCGCGTTGCTCCGCTCAAAAATAAACTTACTATTCCAAAGTTGGAATTATGTGCAATGGAACTCCTTTCCAAACTAGTTCATCAAATGTTATCTATTTTAAACGAACGCTTTATAATCGATACGATAAATTATTGGTCCGACTCACAGATTGCACTTAGCTGGATAAAAAATCCCGCAAACAGTTACATGACATTTGTAGCCAATCGCGTATCTTCAATTCAAAGCCTAAGTACGATTTCTATGTGCAGACATATTCGATCTCATTTGAATCCTGCTGATATGCTAACTCGCGGTAACTTCGAAGAGAAGATGCTTGGTTTTTGGCTACACGGCCCTGATTTCCTGCGCACGCCTAATGTTGATTTTGATAACTTTAATACGTTTTCCCCTGTTGAGAATTTGCCCGAAACCAAAAAGATTTCTCTTGTAATCTCAGATAAGGTGGAGAACTTGTGGACAACAATGTTCGCACGGTTTTCGAAATTTTCCAAGCTACAATATGCAGTAGCATATGTTTTTCGATTTATTTCCAATTTAAGGGATAAACAAATAAGAAAGTTAGGTCCTTTAACTGTCGATGAACTCTCGCATGCTCATATGTTTATTATACGTCAAGTTCAGTCAGAGCACTTTTCTAAAGAAATGTTACTTCTGTCTAGTAGTCAACTTATAGATAACAAACAATTGCTTTCGCTTAACCCCTTTATCGACCAAACTGGTATCTTAAGAGTGGGAGGTAGACTTCAGAATGCACAGATTGATGATAATCAAAAGTTTCCTATTTTGTTGCCCGCTAATAATCATGTAGTTTTTCTCTTAATAAACAGAGAACATTGCCGGCTGGGACATACAGGTCCCCAAAATGTTCTTGGAAATTTAAGACTACGATACTGGCCTCTAAGTGGCCTAAAACAAGTCAAACGAATTATAAAGCGATGTATAACTTGCTACCGCTTTAACGCCCAGACCGCATCTCAAATTATGGCTCCGCTTCCTCCAGATAGGGTACAGAATGCTCGTGTTTTTAGTAAAACCGGTGTAGACTTCGCTGGACCCGTGTATATTCGTGCTTCACGCTTACGCAAAGCTCCAAATATAAAATGTTATATTGCCATATTTGTCTGTATGGCAACTAAAGCTATACATATCGAGTTGGTCAGTGATTTGTCCACAAATTCATTTTTAGCAGCTCTAAAGCGCTTTCTTTCACGACGAGGAAATCCGCAAATAATTTTTAGTGATAACGGAACCAATTTCGTTGGCGCTAATAATCAGCTTCGTGACTTGTATGACTTTTTTAAGTCTCAAGCAAATTTCGATAACATTCGCTCCTATTTAACCCAAAATGAAATAAGTTGGAAGTTTATTCCTCCCCGCTCTCCCCACTGGGGTGGTCTGTGGGAATCTGCAGTTAAGAGTGCGAAATATCATTTAGTTCGCTTAGTTGGTAACTCGCGATTCACATTCGAAGAGATGTACACTATATTAACTCATATAGAAGCTGTATTGAATTCGCGTCCCCTTTATCCGCTGTCAAACGATCCGAATGATCTGCAGCCGCTAACTCCGGGACATTTTCTAATAGGTAGTGCCTTGACGGCATACCCTGATTCCGATTTAACATGTACAAATACCAATCGACTATCCGCTTGGCAACAATGCCAGCAACTTCAACAATCCTTTTGGAAGCGATGGTCAGTCGATTATCTAAATAATTTGCAAAATCGCCCTAAGTGGCTACGCCCCTTGCCTAATGTTCAAGTTAACGATCTCGTCTTAGTGAAAAGCGAAGACTCGATCCCATTGCGATGGCCTCTTGGACGAGTGATTGCCACTATACCCGGTAAAGACGGTAAAGTTAGAGTTTTAAGATTAAAAACGGCCGATGGAGAGTACACACGCTCCATCACCAAGGTCATCGTTCTACCTATGGACGATAAGCCTAGTTGTTAGTATTCGTTCGCCGCCGCCCCCCAGAATGGTGAAATAAcgtttcaccctgtatacaaatatgaAATGTTCGTTACACAAACCAATGCTATATCTTAGTAGTGACCTAACCGGTCCCTTCAAATGCCGCCAAAACGAAAGGTTTATCGCGCTTTTTCCAGTTCCAAACAGTTCAGTTCGCAACTAGCTCTCGAGTAAAAAGGTTCGCTATTAGTCCTCAGAAAGAACCGTCGCCTATCGCAATTTTCTTGCCGCCAAAACTCCCGCAAAAGCAATGTTGCCAGTGTTACTCGTAGCCTAGAACATTCTTGTACGCAGCAAACCTTATCGTTGTAAGTAGTTATACAGTGAAGTGAAGTGACAGTCCAACGTCAGTGTTATCCGTACGTCAGTATCATACGTTAGTTATACGGACATTACCATCTTAGCTTTTTATTCACCATTCTTCACTCAATAAAGTTTGTTACGTGTAAACCGCTTTTCTTTCCAGCCCATGGCTGGTGGTCCTTCAGTCTATGCTTAACTACGCCCTTTCGCAAccaataatagaataataacatttacttctccgtcattgtACTAGGTATaacgacaaatgaggtgtcaaattaaagcttataatccaaggatagtactaaaggtaaaaaattagacctaggttgtctgtccgtctgtctgtctgaccgcgaatataactcctccgtcactataccaggtagaatgacaaatgaggtgtcaaatgaaagcttataatccaaggctggtactgaaggtgagaaatttgacataggttgtctgtccgcctctccgtccgaccgcgaatataactcttgcgtcactataccaggtagaatgacaaatgaggtgtcaaatgaaagcttatattacaaggatggtactaaaggtgagaaatttgacataggctgtctgtccgcctgtccgtccaaccacgaatataacttatccgtcactatagcaggtagaatgacaaatgaggtgtcaaatgaaagcttataatagtgagaaatttgacataggctgtctgtccgtctgtccgtccgactgcgagtataactcatccgtcactgtaccaggtagaatgacaaatgaggtgtcaactgaaagtttataatccaaggatagtagtaaaggtgagaaattagacctagattgtctgtccgtctgtctgtctgtccgcgaatataactcctccgccactataccaggtcggacggacaggcggacagacagcttatgtcaaacttctcatctttagtaccatccttggattataagctttcatttgacacctcatttgtcattctacctggtacagtgacgaaggaatcatatacgcggtcggacagacagacgaacagacagcctaggttaaatttctcacctttagtaccatccttggataagcttttatttgacacctcatttgtcattctacctggtataatgacgtaggagttgagtttgcaaacagacagacaagacggacggacggacagacggacgtggacaattcaatgttttcacatttcttcaaaattggtgaaaacaacaacataataaactttacttaattggtgtttcaaaactacttacttttaacacattaggtacaaatattacaaggtttctagcaagttaaacgtcacaatgatttaaaataatgaagtaaaaacctatatatacataacatattagaacatatctaaaatacacaaaaatgatacatttcacacacaaatataatatcacaaaaaattgtaacatgatagtatgaaaaaatagaggatacggcaacggtgttacatgtaaTGGTCGGACCGGGCCGGATAcaatgccaatatctacacagacatattagggtgctttaGTATCCAAGATGTccacaaaatgtccccctcacaaataaatttgacgtgtttttgcatattcttAGATTTtatatagggaccaaattatagggggtggcaactttttaaattgacacactgtatgtaTACGTATAAATATGTATGAATATAATAtggtaaataataaatattgtcAGAATAAGCTCCTGAAACTGATGTCTATTGTTATCtctaattgaatcgtttatttcagaaaccCGTCAAGTgcagtttttcatatttttggtAAATGAAGAAAAACTGTGTATTTCTCACAAAACtaaaaatttgtgaaattttaagaaaaatacttAACATCTTCCTAAATCAAATCCATAGTTCATTATGtgttaataatttccaattaaataaaaaaaaaataatttttttcacttgACTGGTTTCTGCAATAAAACTGGTAAAAAACCTTTTTGGGCAATTTTTTCCAGTTTTAGAAtaggaaataaaataaataacaattttataaacttattttattattataataaagaaATAGTAATATAAATGGCATTGGTTATACAGTAACACATCTGTGGTAAATAGTAAACATAGCTCAAGAAAAAGATAGGCTTTATCAAGATGTTACCTGTCAATATTACACTCTGCTTCTATTGTTAACTTTTTGATTTcattatttctgtttaatattaCAGTAGTGTCCCGCTAATCTGAAGTTCGGTAATCCGAAAATCCACTTAATCCCAAACAGAATTTGGCAATGGATTTAGGGTAGGGACTTTTTGTCTCGAAAAATGGTGTTTGATCATACCGTCTCAGATGAATGTGTTCTTCTATTAAAGGGTTCATCACTTCCTTCTTATTATCATAGGGTCTTATTATCATAGGGTAATGATAGGCATATGATTTATGATATTTTTCATTAAAAGGGTGTTTTAAGAAAATCTCTTTAATCCGAAAAATTCAGCAATTCGAAATGGGTTCGGTCCCAATTATTTCGGATTACCGGGACTCCACTGTAAGAGGAACTTTTCCAAACGGATATGCTACGTCTGTTGGAAATTCTAAATATCTTTTCACTTAATTTTGGGAATCTCTAAGCAATGTATGGAAATCCTTCTCCTGGTTTGGATATTGCTATACTCAATTTTCTTATTAATCTTACTTTTGTATAATGGTGGTAAAAATGCTTTGGAATGATCAGCAAGCGGTAGATATTTCACATATTTCAGATATTTCATTGCAGGCTCTCAAGTTTTTCTTCAAGACCCATCCTTTACAGACCACTGCTGTTCTTTGATCATACTGTCTCACTAACATAGGAATCAACAATTCTTATTAAAACCAGGTTGCATTCCGGTAAATATTAAAACAGCATCAAAgcagattaaaaataaaataaagtaatgCACGTTGAATTAAGATTGttcaatacattttttataaattttcgaACAAAGATACTTAGTTACTTACATTACCACACTCACGGACCCGTCTTCATCTTCACATATTCAGGTCCCTTTATaagtgtctgcatatgcagtTGTCTCCGTGAATGTGATTATTAGCATTTAAATAATATGAAGGTTCTGAATCTGTAAGTAAGTAT
The window above is part of the Diabrotica virgifera virgifera chromosome 2, PGI_DIABVI_V3a genome. Proteins encoded here:
- the LOC126880867 gene encoding uncharacterized protein LOC126880867, with the protein product MANNNNTTVMLKSQRSTCKAQLTRIEKFIEGDSDNLHLIRVKFDNLAENYNKYKQIQSDIEMLKEPDSVASDSEENEVVADRFEIALAQLQELIEKLSKPNKVIDSVSNVKLPDIQIKPFSGKPEEFLPFFDLFSSLVLNNPKLKSQSQKFYYLKSLLKGQPLSLIESLPVTNQNLEVAISTLRNNYEDKNKLLNSLYQTLLDQKPINKCNASEIRSFYVTSKKTLDLVKNLKLSDHDTLDTLLVFLLEKKLDFQSRRAFESERDLTTLPSVDLFFEFLRKRYTILENLNMFDGNSKHDNNFTKNSDKSSPKINLHANVSDPNTRNISSTGKYCNYCNERSHSTYVCTKFLKLSPQERHRFVKSKSLCFNCLSSMHILSSCKSLSRCHHCGRDHHSLIHLETNSQRVGDQQRGQNVAQNNQHSRHNGNRNNVSNRDSNPSLTQNSTFLTQNSPANLSVSDANNASSQACASTSTTNLSALSKNNCQIPLPTAQAKVYSRTGKPFSVKLLLDSGSQQSFVSKDLANRLQYPTRVQKLSISGLGNNGLVQSNEILDIVLHSKLNPYQQFDVACSVIDRITERLPQIALNPHGLKIPDHIIHELADPRFWKPSNIDILIGADLYFSLLKGDLISLGHNQRTLLETAFGYVVAGPVPNLSHKKISSIAPNTHSFLSVQDANNLAPMAGGPSVYA